One window of Medicago truncatula cultivar Jemalong A17 chromosome 2, MtrunA17r5.0-ANR, whole genome shotgun sequence genomic DNA carries:
- the LOC112416089 gene encoding factor of DNA methylation 4, with the protein MYIESYGDVKVGKDKSPAVSIANDKSHDVSIASDKSVNLSIANEKSLVMNVAKGQLDSVNFDDELFVWPWMVILKNIVTDFNPKSRKYYGKNHKQIKEELIMKGFHPMKVTAPWNHQGQTPFAIVEFGREWDGFHNAMMLERGFQAEHCGKRDYLGLWEQERGDRLFGWMARRDDYNVKDIVGKHLQEKGDLKTVSGKEAEDNRKAKKLVSGLENTLKRKTEELEQTASKYDEANVSLRKAMEQKEMMLEHFNKEISKMRQVECEYQEKVSKDHEKSRLELEARRNELMSREKDLQKRQADNHNERTKLYFEKKHVMYFGSLNLW; encoded by the exons ATGTATATTGAAAGCTACGGCGATGTCAAAGTTGGTAAAGATAAGTCGCCTGCTGTTAGTATTGCCAATGATAAGTCACATGATGTTAGTATTGCTAGTGATAAGTCAGTTAATTTGAGTATTGCTAATGAGAAGTCACTTGTTATGAATGTCGCTAAGGGTCAGTTGGATAGTGTGAACTTTGATGATGAGTTGTTTGTATGGCCATGGATggtcattttgaaaaatattgttaCTGATTTTAACCCAAAAAGCAGAAAGTATTATGGGAAGAATCATAAACAAATTAAGGAGGAGCTGATCATGAAAGGGTTTCATCCGATGAAAGTTACTGCGCCGTGGAACCATCAAGGACAAACACCCTTTGCAATTGTTGAATTTGGAAGAGAGTGGGATGGTTTCCACAATGCTATGATGTTAGAAAGGGGATTTCAAGCAGAGCACTGTGGTAAGAGGGATTACTTGGGTTTATGGGAGCAGGAGCGAGGAGATAGACTATTTGGCTGGATGGCACGCCGTGATGACTATAATGTCAAGGATATAGTTGGCAAACACCTCCAGGAAAAAGGGGATTTGAAAACGGTTTCTGGAAAAGAAGCCGAGGACAATAGGAAAGCGAAGAAGCTTGTCTCTGGTTTGGAAAATACCTTAAAGCGGAAGACCGAGGAATTGGAACAGACAGCAAGCAAATACGATGAGGCGAATGTGTCCCTAAGGAAAGCAATGGAACAAAAAGAGATGATGCTTGAACATTTCAATAAGG AAATCAGCAAGATGCGGCAGGTTGAATGCGAGTATCAGGAGAAAGTATCTAAGGATCATGAAAAATCCAGGCTGGAACTGGAAGCTCGGAGGAATGAACTTATGTCCCGTGAGAAGGATCTACAGAAGCGTCAAGCAGATAATCACAATGAGAGAACCAAGCTATATTTTGAGAAGAAACATGTAATGTATTTTGGCTCTTTGAATTTATGGTAG
- the LOC25487854 gene encoding ABC transporter G family member 3, with the protein MEEIQSQSDNYRSSSSSASSPASRVPSSNFFYLRKPGSLRQPISFEDSPEWDDTTDIDVRADEGGDSINAATTPASPSLSKLNSGSLPSPHIPDGAVIPRKIAGASVAWKDLTVTIKGKRKYSDKVIKSSTGYALPGTLTVIMGPAKSGKSTLLRAIAGRLHPSARMYGEVFVNGAKSQMPYGSYGYVDRETTLIGSLTVREFLYYSALLQLPGFFCQKKSVVEDAIHAMSLGDHANKLIGGHCYMKGLPSGERRLVSIARELVMRPRILFLDEPLYHLDSVSALLMMVTLRRLASTGCTLIITIYQSSTEVFGLFDRICLLSNGNTLFFGETLACLQHFSNAGFPCPIMQSPSDHFLRAINTDFDRIIAMCKNWQDDNGDFSSVNMDTAVAIRTLEATYKSSADAASVETMILKLTEKEGPALKSKGKASNATRVAVLTWRSLLVVSREWKYYWLHLVLYMLLTLCIGTVFSGLGHSLYSVSARVAAIFAFVSFCSLLSIARVPALMKEIKVYACEESNQHSSTFVFLLAQLLSSIPFLFLISITSSLVFYFLVGLEDQFSLLMYFVLNFFMTLLLNEGIMLVVATLWQDVFWSVLTLLCIHVVMMLSAGYFRIRSTLPGPVWMYPMSYIAFHTYSIQGLLENEYLGTSFPVGQVRSISGFLALQNVYNISPDSGSKWKNLLVLFLMAIGYRIFVFILLFLFVGKKISLLKSFKCNNRDTTDTS; encoded by the exons ATGGAAGAAATACAATCTCAGTCGGATAATTATAGGTCTTCATCATCATCGGCTAGTAGTCCGGCGAGTAGGGTACCGTCAAGCAACTTTTTCTACCTGCGTAAACCCGGTTCACTAAGGCAACCGATCTCATTTGAGGATTCACCTGAGTGGGATGATACTACTGATATTGATGTTAGAGCTGACGAAGGAGGTGACTCTATTAATGCTGCAACAACACCGGCTTCACCCTCACTCTCAAAGCTCAATAGCGGTTCCCTGCCTTCCCCGCATATACCGGATGGTGCAGTCATTCCACGCAAAATTGCCGGAGCTTCTGTTGCCTGGAAAGATTTGACTGTTACTATAAAGGGAAAAAGGAAATACTCTGATAAGGTTATTAAGAGTTCAACCGGTTATGCATTACCTGGTACACTGACTGTAATTATGGGGCCGGCTAAATCAGGGAAATCTACCTTATTACGAGCCATTGCAG GAAGATTGCATCCTTCAGCTAGGATGTATGGTGAAGTGTTTGTGAACGGGGCGAAATCGCAAATGCCATATGGATCATAC GGTTATGTAGATAGAGAAACCACTCTGATTGGATCCCTCACTGTTCGCGAGTTTCTGTATTATTCAGCCTTGCTGCAACTTCCTGGTTTCTTTTGTCAGAAAAAGAGTGTGGTTGAGGATGCTATACATGCAATGTCTTTAGGTGATCATGCAAATAAACTTATAGGTGGACATTGTTATATGAAAGGACTTCCTAGTGGTGAGAGAAGGCTTGTTAGCATTGCTAGGGAGCTTGTGATGAGACCACGTATTTTATTTCTAGACGAACCTCTTTATCACTTGGACag TGTCTCGGCACTTTTGATGATGGTTACATTGAGGAGACTTGCAAGTACTGGTTGCACTCTTATCATAACCATCTACCAGAGTAGCACAGAAGTCTTTGGTCTTTTTGACCGTATTTGTCTGCTTTCGAATGGAAATACGTTGTTCTTCGGAGAAACACTAGCTTGCTTGCAG CACTTCTCAAATGCTGGATTTCCTTGTCCAATCATGCAAAGTCCTTCTGATCATTTTCTACGCGCAATTAATACAGATTTTGACAGGATAATTGCTATGTGTAAAAACTGGCAG GATGACAATGGAGATTTTTCTTCCGTAAACATGGACACTGCTGTTGCTATACGAACACTTGAAGCAACTTATAAGTCATCTGCAGATGCAGCTTCTGTTGAAACAATGATTCTGAAACTAACCGAGAAG GAAGGTCCAGCTCTGAAAAGCAAAGGGAAAGCTAGCAATGCTACTCGGGTAGCTGTTTTGACATGGAGATCTTTATTAGTTGTGTCAAGGGAATGGAAATATTACTGGCTGCATCTTGTTCTTTACATGCTCCTCACACTGTGCATTGGTACTGTATTTTCCGGTCTAGGGCATTCTCTGTATTCTGTTTCG GCAAGAGTTGCAGCAATTTTTGCATTTGTGTCATTCTGTTCCCTTCTAAGCATTGCCAGGGTGCCTGCACTTATGAAAGAAATCAAG GTATATGCTTGTGAAGAATCAAATCAGCATTCAAGTACATTTGTATTTTTACTCGCGCAGCTCTTGTCCAGCATTCCGTTTCTTTTTCTCATCTCCATTACGTCAAGTCTAGTCTTCTACTTCCTAGTAGGGCTGGAAGATCAGTTTAGCTTGTTAATGTACTTCGTGCTGAATTTTTTCATGACTCTGTTACTGAATGAAGGAATTATGCTAGTTGTTGCTACTTTGTGGCAAGATGTTTTCTGGAGTGTCTTGACACTCTTATGCATACAT GTGGTCATGATGCTTTCAGCTGGCTATTTTAGAATTCGAAGTACTTTGCCAGGGCCAGTGTGGATGTATCCAATGTCCTATATAGCCTTTCATACATACTCTATTCAG GGGCTATTGGAGAATGAGTACCTGGGCACCTCCTTTCCAGTTGGGCAAGTAAGGTCGATATCCGGGTTTCTAGCTCTTCAAAATGTGTACAATATCTCCCCCGACAGTGGTTCGAAGTGGAAAAATCTGTTGGTTTTGTTTCTTATGGCGATAGGTTATCgaatttttgtgtttattttattatttttattcgtaGGGAAAAAAATATCCCTACTTAAAAGTTTCAAGTGTAATAATAGGGATACAACAGATACAAGTTGA